The nucleotide sequence TCTGCGTGTTCCTGGAACAGCATATACTATATACTTCATATTGCCTTCTTTATCATATTTATATCCCATTAAATAGTGTCCATATTTTTGGATATATGGATAATACATGAGCATTGGATAATATATTACAGTATACCTATTGTAACTTTGACAATCAAGCATATTTTGTGGATATTCAGCTGAAACTTTATACCATTTACAGTTCTTCACATCTGGAAAAGCTTCTCCTAAATCTTCAAGTCCATCAGTAAGTCCCCTAAAGAAATGTCCTATCTTTCCTCTTGGAAATTCATCAAAATCTTCTTGTTTATCTTGATTATCTTCATTTTCGTCTCTTGTATCCTCTGTATTCTCGTATGAGTAATATCCTATTTCATTTTGATTATTATTATCTAATCTTTCTTCTTTATCTTCAGCCTCAACCTTTACCTCTTCTACATCTACTTCTTCAACCTTTACCTCTTCTAACTCCGGCTTTTCTTCTACTGGATCTTCTTCTGCTTTTACTTCTGCTTTTACTTCTGCTTTTACTTCTTCTTTTCTAGATTCCTCTTTAGTTTCTTCTTTTTTCTTTACTTCAATTTTTTCTTTCACTACCTCAGTCTCTTTTTTTTCTTCTACCCTAGGCTCTTTCTTATCCACATTAGTTTCTTCTTTTTCTAACTTCGGATCTTCTTTCTTTGTATTTACTTCTTTTTTTTCTTCTATCTCATGATTATTCTTTTCCTCTATATTCTTCTTTTCTTTTTCAATCTTCTCTTCATACTTATCAAATATATTTCTATTTAAATTCTCTTTCTTATCTGTTGTTGATTCTTCCTTAGTCTCGACTTTCTTATCCTGTTTTTTTACTGGTTTAACTTCTTCTCTTTTAACCTGAGGAGCTTCCTCCTTCATTTCAACTACAGGATATGATTTCCATGAATCTGACACATCAGAAGCATTGAATCCGCTCATTACAACAATAATGTTGTCCTCTATAAACTGAGAAATAGATGCACCTACAACTCTATCTACAGCTATACCGCTTCCTGCTACATCACTTTCCTCGAACTCTCTGCTTATTTCTGACCTTCCATATTCATCTATGTTAATTTTGCCTAGATTAATTATTTTTTTTGTATCCTTCTTATTACAAACCAAAAGCATATTATACGGTTTAGATACCTTTTTCAGATTCTGAACATAAAAGGATATTTTACATTTGCCATTTTTTATTTCTATTTTAGCATAACCTGTAGGAAGCTTATCAGAAGATAATCCATATCCCTTTTCATTCTCTTGAAGAATTATGAAACTTCTACTATAATTCCTTTTCTGGCTCAACTTAGTGTCCTCCCATTAAATTTATTTAATATAATATATGAGAGGATTTTTAAAAAAATGAATAATTATCTGTATATTTCGTCTGACAATTTTCCGAACTCTTCTATAGAAAGTGTTTCTCCACGCCTTTTAGAATCAATGCCAGCTGCCTCAAATGCCTTCTCTAAATCTTCACTGGATAGCTTGAGACCTTTCATTGCATTCCACAATGTTTTTCTTCTCATATTAAAAGCGCTTCTTATTACATTAAAAAATAATTTCTCATCCTTAACCTGAACTCTAGGCTTTTCAAGTTTATCTAATCTTATAACAAGAGAATCTACCTTAGGCTGTGGTATAAAACATGAAGGTTTAACAACTCTTACAACCTTAACATCACAATAATATTGGACAAGTAATGTTAGTGCACCATAATCTTTTGTACTAGGCTTTGCTGCAATTCTATCTCCAACTTCTTTTTGAATCATTATTGTAAGAGATTTAAAATTATATCCTTCATTGAGAAGCTTTGATATTATAGGTGTAGTTACATAATAAGGAAGATTAGCAACTAATTTTACAGATTGCTCCTCACCTATTATGTTATTAAAATCAACCTTTAACGCATCATTATGTATCAGTGTAAAATTATCATATTCTTTCATCTCGTTAGTTATTATAGGTATTAAACTTTCATCAAGCTCTATAGCACAAACCTTTTTGGCTTTTTCTAAAAGTCTTCGTGTAAGTGTTCCTACACCTGGTCCTATTTCTATAATAAAATCATCTTTTTGTATTTCTGCATTTTCAACTATATCATCCAATACAGTATTATCAGTTAAAAAGTTTTGACCTAATCTTTTAGAAAATCTAAAATTATATTTTTCAACTATTTGTCTTGTATTAAATTCCTTCATCATAATATCTCCTATTAACTGTATTAACGGCATTTATAAGTTCCTCTTTTGATATGCCAAAGTTATTTAATCTAGATAGAAATTGTGCACCATTTGAATAACCTATTCCAAGCTCATTTCCAACTAAATCCCTTCTTTTTTTAGCTTCCGAATTTCCGACTAATTTAAAGAATAACATATCTTCAATGGTAAACTCATATGTCTTTTTCTGAGTTTCACATTTAGCATTATTAAGTGCTCGTATTATAGATTCCGGAGAAGCATTTTCAACTCCTATATCTCCGTTCTTTGTACCTTCACTTTGAGATATGCGCGCATGTTTTATACCTTTAACCCTTTTACTTATTATACTTCTAATTTTCTCTCCAGCAAAATCTGGATCGGTTAAAACAATAACTCCCCTTCGCTTCTGCGCTTCTTTTATTTTACTTATAATTTTAGAATTTATACCAAAACCACCTACCGCAATCATTTCTGCATCTACAGCCCTTTTTACAGCAGTTATATCATCTCTTCCTTCAACAACAATTACTTCCTTAATCATATATGTACAAGAAAACCACTACCAAATATATACTATTTTAAAGTTTTCTCTTTCTCCTTTCTTTTTTAAAATATGTAAGATTGAACTTTCCTATAATTAATTATACTATAGTGTTTTAATGGCAACAATTAATTTATACATTAACTTAATAGCAAAAAAATTAGGAGCCTAAGCTCCTTATTTAAGTATATAAACTGTAACATTTTTTGCTCCCCAGTCGTAACATTCTCTTTCACTTGTAAAAAACAAGTCCAATCTGTTACCCTTTATAGCTCCACCTGTATCCTCTGCAACGCCATAACCATAACCGGGAACATACAATTTTGTGCCAAGCGGAATAACCGTGGGATCTACTGCAATTGAACTATAACCATCAGAATCTCTTTTAACTTTCGTACCTGATGCTGTTATACCAAAACTGAAATCATCAGTATATGCAGTTGCAAGCACCTGAAGGGACTTTTTATAAAGCACGCGTCCACCTCTGTCTGGCTTTAATACTCCCAAAGTTCCAACCTTAAAAACTTGTTTTGTTGGTTCTTTCTTTATAACTTCTCCTACTATCTCTTTTGATACAGCTTTTCCATCTTCATAAACTATCTTTGTGAAAACTTCTTTTTCACCAGCTTGCCCTTGCTGGATAACCTGTTTTTCATCATTTCCCATACTATCATCTGAGATAACCTCAGTAGGAAAATCAACCTGCTGATTCTCCTTTGTTATCTGGGAATTAACCCTGGTAATCGAAATTTTCATATTCTTTTTGATTGCTGCATTTCTTGAAATATTTACCTTATCCACTTTACTAAGTGGAATTTTTTCCGCTTTAAGCATTTTACTTACTGTTTCCTCCGAAGATTTAACTCTTCGTACTTTTCCATCTACCGCAACTTCAACGCTTATTGCTTTTTTTATATATATTTTGTCTCCATTTTTCAAGTTAGTGTCTAATGCTGGTTGAATCTTATCCTTTGGTCCTACCAGTATGTTATTCTTACTTAAAATACTTCCTTCATTACTCTTATAGGTAATAATTTTTGATGTTTTTCCATCAATATTAACTGTAATATTCTTCTTCATTGAACTAATTATAGTAAAAATCACTGCAACCATTAATATGACTGCCAATAAAGATGCGGCTAATACCTTAGGACCAGTTGAAAAGTAAGTTCTAAATTTTGATTTGAAGTTGCTCTTGTTTAAATCTAACTTAAGCTCAAACTTACTTTTCAGCGCTTCTAACATAATAATACCTCCCCCCAAAAGGCAAAAGTCTTTAACATTATAACAACAATTTTGTAATAATGTCAAATTTTCAAGCCCAAGTAACCTAAAATCAGTATATGCCATTTAAGCATTTATAAGAAAATTATATATATAATAGCGTTTGATTTACTGATTTTCGTTTGTGAGATAGTATTATATTATTAATATATGAAAAGTTATACTCTTTAGAAGTATAACTTATTCATTCTCATATAAAAGTTATAATTATTCATAAAATTCTTTATGTTCAACTCACTGTTACAAGTAATTTATGTTTTAATTGTACACCATAATTATACATTAAGCAACTTTCTGACATTAGAAGCAGTTTGTTCTTTTACATTTATTGGTAAAATGCTCTTTATATCTGCTATTTTCTCTACTATATACTCAATATACTCTGATCTATTCCTTTTTCCTCTATTAGGAACCGGTGCCATGTAAGGACAATCAGTCTCTACAAGTATTTTATCTAGTGGAATCTCTCTCACCACTTTAACTACTTTTTTTGCATTTTTAAAAGTAACTACTCCAGTAAAACCAAGGTAATATCCAAGTTTTAGGCATTCTTTAGCAAACTCCACGCTTCCAGAAAAGCAATGAATTTCACCTTTAACCTTTGGAAACTGCTTTATTATATCTAAAGTATCACCATGAGCATCCCTATCATGAATAATTACAGGTAAATTAAGTTTTTCTGCTAGTTCCATCTGTTTTATAAATACTTTCTTTTGAACCTCTCTAGGTGGATTTTCATCATAATAATAATCTAATCCTATCTCACCTATTGCTTTAACCTTGCTACTCTTAGTCAATGCTTCTATTTCTTTTAATGTATTTTCATCAAATTTATCTGCATATTCAGGATGTATACCAACTGCCGCATAAAAAAAATCATATTTTTCTGCTAGTTCAACAGACTTTAGTGTTCCTTCCATAGATGAACCACAGTTTAATACTCCTATTACTCCATTACTTTTAAGTTCATTTATAACTTTATCTCTATCCTCATTAAATTCATCATCATCATAATGTGCATGAGCATCAAATATCATTTTAAAACTCTCCTTTATTAATTATTTATAGTAAGTTAATATATTTCCTATATAGTCTTTTTAATTAAAAACCAAATTTATTCATTATAGTAAGTTAAATTTATGAGCATTTCATACATAAGTTCCGTGTATTTTGAAATACTATAAAATGTAGAAAACATAATACTTTAATATTATATCACCAGCTATATTTTTTTCTATAGTAACATTTAATGGTATAAACCAGTTATTATGGTCATGGGCATTCAATCCGTACCAAATATCATTATTTACCGGTAATTATGGTTATGATTTTGTATCCATTCATAATAATTCTATTTTTCTTTATTTTTCTGTGCATTTCGTTATTTTATAGTACTTAATAATAATTTGCACAAAAACGCTGAATATTAGTATTATTTAGTGATATACTATTAAGTGGGTGAAGTAAAGTATTTCATCTTATATTCAATTTACGGAGGTTTTTTTATGTTAGGAACAGTTAAATGGTTTAATTCTCAGAAAGGATATGGTTTCATAACTACCCAAGAAGGTAACGATGTATTCGTTCACTATTCAGGTATCAAAGATAATGGCTTTAAGACTTTAGAAGAAGGTCAGGAAGTTGAATTTGATTTAACTGAAGGTCAAAAGGGCGAGCAAGCAGTTAATGTTGTAAAACATTAAGCCTTTCACATAAATTAAATTAAAAAAATAATCCTCATATGAGGATTATTTTTTTATCTTACAATACTTCCAGTTGGTATATCTTCTGGTATATCTAAAGTATATAATTTACTGTCATCGTCAGTTGCAACAGCAAGTATCATTCCTTGTGAAAGCTGACCCATTAATTTTGCAGGTTTCAAATTAGCTACAAGAACAACTTTCTTTCCAATAAGATCTTCTGGTTTATAGAATTGAGAAATTCCAGATAGAACCTGTCTTTCTTCTCCACCTAGTTCAACCTTAAGCTTAAGAAGTTTTTTAGATTTTTTAACTGGCTCACATTCTAAAACCTTAACTACTCTTAAATCCAACTTATCAACATCATCTATGCTTATTTCAGGTTTTAAAGGCTGCATTTTTCTAGTAGCCTTAAGCTGCTCTTCTTTTAATTTATTAAGTTCTTCTATTTTTTTATCAACATCTATTCTAGGGAATATTACTTCTCCCTTTGAAACCTTAGTACCTGCACGAGTTCCATCAAAAGCAGAAAGACTTTCCCATGTATCAAGTTCTATATTAAGTTGTGTCTTTATTTTCTCTCCTGTTTCAGGTAAGAATGGAGTTAATGTTGTCGCAACAAATCTTAAACTCTCTACTAAATTATATAATACAGTACCAAGTCTTGCCTTCTTATTTTCATCCTTAGCAAGAACCCATGGAGTTGTTTCATCTATATACTTATTTGCTCTCTTTATGAGATCCCATATATGATCAAGTGCTTCTGGTATTTTCAGTTTCTTTATGTCTTCATCCAATTTTTCAGGAAGACTTATAGCCATATCAATAAGTTCATTATCAATTTCTTCCTTATCAACTGGAGGTTGAATTGAACCATCAAAATACTTTTCAATCATAGCAGCAGTTCTTGAAACCAAATTTCCAAGATCATTTGCAAGATCTGAATTTATTTTCTTTATAAATATCTCATTGTTAAACAAACCATCTGAACCAAATGGTATTTCATGAAGAAGATAATACCTAACAGGATCCGTTCCAAATTCATTTATTAGTACTACTGGATCTACAACATTTCCTTTGGATTTTGACATTT is from Clostridium acetobutylicum ATCC 824 and encodes:
- a CDS encoding cold-shock protein codes for the protein MLGTVKWFNSQKGYGFITTQEGNDVFVHYSGIKDNGFKTLEEGQEVEFDLTEGQKGEQAVNVVKH
- a CDS encoding G5 and 3D domain-containing protein translates to MLEALKSKFELKLDLNKSNFKSKFRTYFSTGPKVLAASLLAVILMVAVIFTIISSMKKNITVNIDGKTSKIITYKSNEGSILSKNNILVGPKDKIQPALDTNLKNGDKIYIKKAISVEVAVDGKVRRVKSSEETVSKMLKAEKIPLSKVDKVNISRNAAIKKNMKISITRVNSQITKENQQVDFPTEVISDDSMGNDEKQVIQQGQAGEKEVFTKIVYEDGKAVSKEIVGEVIKKEPTKQVFKVGTLGVLKPDRGGRVLYKKSLQVLATAYTDDFSFGITASGTKVKRDSDGYSSIAVDPTVIPLGTKLYVPGYGYGVAEDTGGAIKGNRLDLFFTSERECYDWGAKNVTVYILK
- a CDS encoding TatD family hydrolase is translated as MIFDAHAHYDDDEFNEDRDKVINELKSNGVIGVLNCGSSMEGTLKSVELAEKYDFFYAAVGIHPEYADKFDENTLKEIEALTKSSKVKAIGEIGLDYYYDENPPREVQKKVFIKQMELAEKLNLPVIIHDRDAHGDTLDIIKQFPKVKGEIHCFSGSVEFAKECLKLGYYLGFTGVVTFKNAKKVVKVVREIPLDKILVETDCPYMAPVPNRGKRNRSEYIEYIVEKIADIKSILPINVKEQTASNVRKLLNV
- the rsmA gene encoding 16S rRNA (adenine(1518)-N(6)/adenine(1519)-N(6))-dimethyltransferase RsmA, whose protein sequence is MKEFNTRQIVEKYNFRFSKRLGQNFLTDNTVLDDIVENAEIQKDDFIIEIGPGVGTLTRRLLEKAKKVCAIELDESLIPIITNEMKEYDNFTLIHNDALKVDFNNIIGEEQSVKLVANLPYYVTTPIISKLLNEGYNFKSLTIMIQKEVGDRIAAKPSTKDYGALTLLVQYYCDVKVVRVVKPSCFIPQPKVDSLVIRLDKLEKPRVQVKDEKLFFNVIRSAFNMRRKTLWNAMKGLKLSSEDLEKAFEAAGIDSKRRGETLSIEEFGKLSDEIYR
- the rnmV gene encoding ribonuclease M5 is translated as MIKEVIVVEGRDDITAVKRAVDAEMIAVGGFGINSKIISKIKEAQKRRGVIVLTDPDFAGEKIRSIISKRVKGIKHARISQSEGTKNGDIGVENASPESIIRALNNAKCETQKKTYEFTIEDMLFFKLVGNSEAKKRRDLVGNELGIGYSNGAQFLSRLNNFGISKEELINAVNTVNRRYYDEGI
- the metG gene encoding methionine--tRNA ligase, with the protein product MSEKKKFYITTPIYYPSAKLHIGNTYTTVASDALVRFKRLQGYDAFMLTGTDEHGQKIQRIAEDKGITPKAYVDEIVAGIKDLWKMMNISYDKFIRTTDEEHVKAVQKIVKKFYDNGDIYKSAYEGWYCTPCESFWTETQLVDGKCPDCGRPVEKTKEEAYFFKMSKYADRLIKYIEDHPDFIQPESRKNEMLNNFLKPGLQDLCISRSSFDWGIPITFDEKHVIYVWIDALSNYITALGYGSDNDELYNKFWPADLHLVGKDIIRFHTIYWPIMLMALDLPLPKQVFGHGWLLVDGGKMSKSKGNVVDPVVLINEFGTDPVRYYLLHEIPFGSDGLFNNEIFIKKINSDLANDLGNLVSRTAAMIEKYFDGSIQPPVDKEEIDNELIDMAISLPEKLDEDIKKLKIPEALDHIWDLIKRANKYIDETTPWVLAKDENKKARLGTVLYNLVESLRFVATTLTPFLPETGEKIKTQLNIELDTWESLSAFDGTRAGTKVSKGEVIFPRIDVDKKIEELNKLKEEQLKATRKMQPLKPEISIDDVDKLDLRVVKVLECEPVKKSKKLLKLKVELGGEERQVLSGISQFYKPEDLIGKKVVLVANLKPAKLMGQLSQGMILAVATDDDSKLYTLDIPEDIPTGSIVR